The Streptomyces sp. NBC_00335 DNA window TCGACCTACTTCCAACTCGCGAGGTACCTGACCGCACGGTGATCCGTGCCGTACTACTTGCTTACGGTGTCGCCTCGGCCTCATCGGCCACGGCTACGTGCAGTTCCGCCGTGTCGAACGGTCCTGCGGACTTGAAAGCCCGGGAGAACGCCCTGCGGCGGACAGCCTGGTCGAGGCAGACCACGGCGGGGTGCACGTAGGCACCCCGGCCGGGCAGCGTACCGCGAGGATCGGAGACACATTTGTCACCGACCGCCACGATGCGCAGCAGATCGCTCTTGGCCGCTCGCTCCCGACACCCCACACAGGTGCGTTCGGGGCATGCGCGGGCTTGCGTCCGGCCAGACACGCTTAAGTCTACCTCCCCGCACCGACCTCACCCCTTCGGGCGAAAAATCGAACGGATGTTGTCGTGATCACTGGTGCCGGGTCCGGCCGCTGAAACCTCGGCGGCGGACAGCCGTGCACGTTGAGCAGGGCTCTTGTCGCCCCTGCCGTTCTTGTGTACCGCCCGGAGAGCTCCGGGCGGTAGCGGTTTTATTCCCCGCGGCGGTCGTCGCGCCGGTCGTCCCGGCGGTCGTCGCGGCGGTCGTCGCCCCGGTCACCCCGGTCGTCGCGGCGCTCGCCGCGGTCGCCCCGGTCGCGGTCGTCCCCGTCCGAGGGCTGCTCGGTGTCGGGACGGATGTCGATGCGCCAGCCGGTCAGGCGGGCGGCGAGGCGGGCGTTCTGGCCCTCCTTGCCGATGGCCAGCGACAGCTGGTAGTCGGGCACGGTCACCCGCGCGGACCGGGTGTCCCAGTCCACGACCTCGACCTTGCTCACCCGGGCGGGTGACAGGGCGTTGGCGACCATCTCCGCCGGGTCGTCCGACCAGTCGACGATGTCGATCTTCTCGCCGTGCAGCTCGGCCATCACGTTGCGCACGCGGCTGCCCATCGGGCCGATGCAGGCGCCCTTCGGGTTGAGGCCGGAGCGGTTGGCGCGGACGGCGATCTTGGTGCGGTGACCGGCCTCACGGGCGATCGCGCAGATCTCGACGCTGCCGTCGGCGATCTCCGGGACCTCGAGCGAGAACAGCTTCTTCACCAGGTTCGGGTGGGTGCGCGACAGGGTCACGGACGGACCGCGGACACCCTTCGCCACCCGCACGACGTACGACTTCAGGCGCAGTCCGTGCGTGTACTCCTCGCCGGGGACCTGCTCCTGCACCGGCAGCATGGCCTCCATCTTGCCGATGTCGACGAGGACGTTCTTCGGGTCCTTGCCCTGCTGCACCACGCCGGTGATGACATCACCCTCGCGGCCCAGGAACTCGCCGAAGGTCAGGTCGTCCTCGGCGTCGCGCAGACGCTGGAGGATCACCTGCTTGGCGGTCGTCGCGGCGATGCGGCCGAAGTCCGACGGGGTGTCGTCGAACTCCTTGGCCTCCTGGCCCTCTTCCAGGTCCCTCGGGTCCTCGGTCGCCCACACGATCACGTGACCGTTGGTGCGGTCGAGCACGACGCGTGCGCGCCGGAAGCTTCCCTCGGTGCGGTGGTACGCGATGAGGAGGGCCGACTCGATCGCTTCGACGAGCAGGTCGAAGGAAATCTCCTTCTCCCGGACCAGACCCCGTAGGGCACTCATGTCGATGTCCACGACTACGCCTCCTCTTCCTTCTTGTCCTTGCGGTTGAACTCGATCTCGACACGCGCCTTGGCGATGTCGGTGAACACGATGCGGCGGGCGGTCGCCTTGCGGCCCTTCACGCCCGGGACTTCGAGGTCCATGCCCTCGTCGTCGACGTCGAGGATGCGGGCGATCACTTCCCCGCCGTCCGACGTCTGGAACTTCACGAGCCGGCCGATCGCCCGGATGTAGTGACGGTGCTCGGTCAGCGGGCGGTCGGCGCCCGGCGAGCTCACTTCGAGGACGTACTCGTCCTCGCCCATCGCGTCGGTCTCGTCCAGCAGGTCCGAGACCTCGCGGCTCAGCTCGGCGCACGCGTCCAGCTCCACGCCTTCGTCGGAGTCCACGATGATGCGCAGCATCCGGCGCTTGCCCGCCTTGGACGTCTCGATCTCTTCGAGGTCCAGGCCCTTGGCGGCGACGAGCGGCTCCAGCAATGCGCGCAGCCTGTCGCTCTGGGTGGTGCTCATCCGGGTGACTCCTCGGCCGCGTGTGCTGTTGTGATTTCCGTCGTGCGTCAGGTCAAAGGGTATCCGGTCGCGGAGGGTGTTGCCGTCCGCGCTGTGGACGGGGCCCCGGGTACCGTGATCACGCCCTGCCGGCCATCACCCTTAGGACGTCTCCGTGCCCGTGATCCTGCCGTCGCGAAGAGGCCTGCTCGCCGGTGCCGCGGGCATCGCCGGAGCCGCGCTGCTCAGCGGTTGCTCCGATGGCGGGCCGCCCGCCGCGACCCCCGAGGTTCCACTCGAACGGCGGATGCGCGAGACGGCCGTTCGTGAGAGCGAGCGACTGCTGGAACGTTACGACGCGACGACCGCGGCGCATCCGGCCCTCGCGCAGCGCCTCGCACCGCTGCGCGCCTCGGTCGCGGCGCACGCGGCGGCCCTCGCCGACGACGGGTCCCCGGCGGCCTCGCCGCCCTCCCGCTCCGCGAGCCCCTCCGCGGCCTCCTCCCCCTCCTCCGTCCCGTCCGGCGCCGCGGCCGCCGCGCCGCCCCCTCCCGGCGCCGTGCCCGTCCCCCCGGCGCCCGCCGACGCGCTGACCGCCCTCGCGGGCGCCGAGCGGAGCCTGGCCGAGGCCCGGACGATCTCCCTGGCCGGCGCCCCCGGAGAGCTGGCCCGGATGCTCGCCTCGGTGGCGGCGTGCGGCCACGTGCACGCGTACCTGCTGACCTCGAACCCGGGAGCCTCCTCGTGACCTCCACCCCCTCCCCCGCCGGCCGGGTCCTGGAGGCCGCGCAGGCCGCGCTCGCCGCCGAGCACGCGGCCGCGTACGGCTACGGCGTCATCGGGGCCCGGACCTCGGCCGCCCGCTCCGCAGAGGCCCGTGAGGCGTACGGAGGCCACCTCGCGCGCCGCGACGCGCTCGCCCGTACCGTGCGTGAGCTGGGCGGTTCCCCCCGCCCGTCGGAGGCCGCGTACACCCTGCCGTTCACCGTCCGCACGCCCGCCGACGCCGAGCGGCTGGCCGCCGGGATCGAGGACCGGGTGGCGGGCGCGTACTCCGATCTGGTGCGCGCAGCCGAGGGCCGGTTGCGCCGCGAGGCGGCTGACGCGCTCACCGCCGCGGCCGTGCGCGCGGCACGCTGGCGTGGTGTCGGCGTAGCCTTCCCTGGGCTCACGGAACGCGCGGACACACCGCCGGCCTAGGTCGTCTCTTGGGGATCTTGCCGGTCAGGCCCGCAGGATCCGAGAGGGACGGCCTGACGCGCAACCATGCGCGACGAGCCCGGGCACAGCTGAAAGGGACCACGCACGCATGGCTTTCGAACCGCCGCAGCGGCTCCTACGGGCGCTCGGCGAGCTGCCGGAATCGGCGCACGTCTCGGACTGGCTGGGGCAGCTGCCCCGGCTGGCGGAGGGGGCGCTGGCCCGGCGCGGGGTGCACGCCCAGCGGGTGCAGGCCCCCGGCGGCCGCAGCAGCCTGGTCGTCCTCGTCCACTACGCCGACGGAACCCCGGCCGCGCTGAAGCTGGCCCCGCCGGGGCTCCGGCCCGACCGTGAGCTGGCCGCGCTGGCGCACTGGGGCGGCTTCGGGGCGGTACGGGTCCTCGACACCCGCCATCACGAGGAGGACGGGGCGCTGCTGCTGGAGCGGCTGCACCCGGAGGTCTCGCTGCGCTCGCTGCCGGAGGCGAAGGCGCTGCTGGAGGCCTGCGGCACGCTGCGCAGACTGTGGGTGGCCCCGGCGCAGGGGCACGGCTGGGAGACCGTCGCCGAGCGGACCGCCGAGCAGGCCGAGGAGCTCCGCAAGGCTCCCCCGGAGGCGGCGGAGCTGGCCTCGGCGGCGCTGGCGGCCCGCGAGGAGCTGACGGCGGCGCCGGCCGAGGAACTGCTGCTGCACGGAGCCTTCCGGCAGGGCAAGGTCCTCTCCGGTGAGCGGGCTCCGTGGCTGGCGGTGGGCCCGGACCCGATGGTCGGCGAGCGGGCCTACGACCTGGCGCGGCTGGTACGGGACCGGCTGGAGGACCAGATGGCCTCCTCGGCGGGGGCCGCGGGCGCCCGGCGACGGGTGAACAAGCTGGCCGACGCCCTGGAGGTGGACCGGGACCGGCTGCGGGGCTGGACGCTGTTCCGGGCCGTCGAATCGGGCAACCGGGCACTGGCCGCCGGCCGGCGGCGGGACGCGGAGCTGCTGCTGGAGTTCGCGGGCTGGTTGTAGGGCATAACCCCTGTGGGGAGAGTGCTGCCCGGCAGGAGCAGGAGGCCGTCATGGTCGAGGAACTGCTGACAGCCGGCGCCGTCGCGGGCGTCGGGATCGTGGCCTACCTGGGCGCCGCCTCCCGGGTGGTGAAGCAGTACGAGCGGGGCGTGGTCTTCCGCCTCGGCCGGCTGCGCGACGGCGTCCGGGGCCCGGGCTTCACCTTCGTGGTCCCGGGCTTCGACCGGCTGCGCAAGGTCAACATGCAGATCGTGACGATGCCGGTGCCCGCCCAGGAGGGCATCACCCGGGACAACGTCACGGTGCGGGTGGACGCGGTCGTGTACTTCAAGGTGGTGGACGCGGCCAGCGCGATCATCGAGGTCGAGGACTACCGCTTCGCCGTCTCGCAGATGGCGCAGACCTCGCTGCGGTCGATCATCGGCAAGTCCGACCTGGACGATCTGCTGTCCAACCGGGAGCAGCTCAACCAGGGCCTGGAGCTGATGATCGACAGTCCGGCGGTGGGCTGGGGCGTCCAGATCGACCGGGTGGAGATCAAGGACGTGTCCTTGCCCGAGACGATGAAGCGGTCGATGGCGCGGCAGGCGGAGGCCGACCGGGAGCGGCGGGCGCGGATCATCAACGCGGACGCGGAGCTCCAGGCCTCGAAGAAGCTGGCGGAGGCGGCGGAGGTCATGTCGGAGCAGCCGGCGGCGCTTCAGCTGCGCCTGCTCCAGACGGTCGTCGCCGTCGCCGCGGAGAAGAACTCCACCCTCGTCCTCCCGTTCCCGGTGGAACTCCTCCGCTTCCTGGAACGCGCTGCCCCTGCGCCCACGGCGCCGCCGCCTGCGGCTCCTCCGCCCCCGGCTACCGCGGCCCCCGCTCCGGCGCCGCCGCCCCCGGGCATCGCGGGCCCCGCTCCGGCGGTGGCGCCTGCGGACACCGATGCGGGGCTCGGCCCCGGGGCGGTCGCGGAGCCCTGCCTGGACGGGTCCCCGCCGCCGCCCCCGGCGGAGCCGGACGTGCGCGGGTAGGCGCTGCGCGGAGCCGTCCCCCACCCGCCCTTCCACCGTTCCCGGGGGCCAGCCCCCGGACCCCCGCTCCTCAAACGCCGGAGGGCTGAATGCTCGCCGGCGCGAACTGGATTCGGCCGGTGCGGGCTGGATGGCGCGGAGCGCCATCTCAGCCTCGCCGGCGTTTGAGGCGCGGGGTCTGGGGCGGAGCCCCAGGGGGTCCGGGCAACGCCCGGGGAACGGGCGAAGGGCGGGTAGGGGAACTCCGCCCCGCAGGGCTACGCGGGCGCGGTCAGGCGGGACAGGGCCTCCGTCAGGGGGAGTTCCTCGCGGGCGCCGGAGCGGCGGTCCTGGAGTTCCACCACGCCGTCCGCGGAGCGGCGGCCCGCGACCAGGATCCACGGGACCCCGATCAGCTCCGCGTCGGTGAGCTTCACCCCGGGTGACAGGCCCGGCCGGTCGTCCAAGAGGATCCGCAGACCTGCCCCGGCCAGGGACTGCGCCGCAGACTCCGCGAGGGCGAGCGGCACCGCCTTGCCCGCCGCCACGACGTGGACGTCCGCCGGGGCCACCGCCGCCGGCCAGCACAGACCCCGCTCGTCCGCCGTCTGCTCGGCCAGCGCCGCCACCGCACGGGAGACGCCGATCCCGTACGAGCCCATCGTGACCCGGACCGGCTTGCCCTCCTTGCCGAGGACGTCGAGCCCGAAGGCGTCCGCGTACTTCCGGCCGAGCTGGAAGATGTGCCCGATCTCGATCGCCCGGTCCAGGCGGAGCCCGGCCCCGCAGGCGGGGCAGGGGTCCCCCTCCTCGACGACGACCACGTCCAGGTACTGGTCCACCTCGAAGTCCCGCCCGCAGACCACGTTCCGGGCGTGCGTGTCGGCCTTGTTGGCCCCCGTCACCCAGCAGGTGCCCGGCGCGATGCGGGGGTCGGCGAGGTAGCGGACCTTCTCCAGGCCCTGCGGGCCCACGTAGCCGCGTACGAGATCGGGCCGGCCGGTGAAGTCCTCCGCCGTCACCAGCTCCACGACCGCCGGGGCCAGGTGCTCGCCGAGCTTGCCGAGGTCGACCTCGCGGTCGCCCGGTACGCCGACGGCGGTGATCTCTCCGTCGACCTTGACCAGGAGGTTCTTCAGCGTCGCGGAGGCGGGGACGCCCAGGTGCGCCGCCAGGGTCTCGATGGTGGGGGTGTCGGGGGTCGGGATCTCCTCCAGCGGGCCGTGCTCCCCCTCGGCCGGGGCCAAGGCGAAGGTCACGGCCTCCGTGTTGGCCGCGTAGCCGCAGGAGGGGCAGTCCGCGAAGGTGTCCTCGCCTGCCGGGGCCGGGGCCAGGAACTCCTCCGACGCCGAGCCGCCCATCGCGCCCGAGACCGCCGACACCACCCGGTGGTCGAGGCCCAGGCGCTCGAAGATGCGTACGTAGGCCTCGCGGTGGAGCCGGTAGGACTCCGCCAGGCCCTCGTCGGACACGTCGAAGGAGTACGAGTCCTTCATCTGGAACTCGCGGCCGCGCAGGACGCCCGAGCGGGGCCGCGCCTCGTCCCGGTACTTGGTCTGGATCTGGTACAGCATGACCGGCAGGTCCTTGTAGGACGTGCACTGGTCCTTGACCACGAGGGTGAAGATCTCCTCGTGGGTGGGGCCGAGCAGGTAGTCCGCGCCCTTGCGGTCCTTGAGCCGGAAGAGCAGGTCACCGTACTCCGACCAGCGCCCGCTGACCTCGTACGGCTCCTTCGGCAGCAGCGCAGGGAGCAGTACTTCCTGCGCCCCGATCCCGTCCATCTCCTCGCGGACGATGCGCGAGACGTTGTCCAGGACCCGCTTGCCGAGCGGCAGCCAGCTCCAGACCCCGGCGGAGCTGCGCCGGACGTAGCCGGCCCGGACCAGCAGGCGGTGGCTGAGGGTTTCCGCGTCGGCGGGGTCCTCGCGGAGGGTCTTGGCCATGAGGCGGGACATGCGCTGCACGTGTTGCGTTGACATGACGGGAGGCTATCGGGGGCGCGGAGCCGCGCGGAAACGCTTTCCGGGCCTACGGGGTCAGGGTCTGCGCAGCGGCAGCGGGGCGCCCATGACGGCGTACGGGAGGCTCGCGCTCGGGAAGAGGACCTGGCGGGCGAGGTCCGTGTAGCCGAGGGAGTGGTAGAGGCCGCGGGCGGGGCTGTCGATGTCGATCGCGGAGAGGATCGAGCGCTCCTCGGCGGCGGTGTCGGTGATCCGGGTGATGAGGGCGCGGCCGACGCCCTTGCCCTGGAACCCGGGGTGCACGTGGAGTTCGGTGATCACGAAGGAGCCGTCGAGCCAGCCCTCGTGGCCGCCGGTCCGCAGGTAGGGCTCGACGATTCCGGACCACCAGTGCGTGCGGTCGTTGGGCATGCCGTAGACGAACCCGGCGAGCTCGCCGTCCTCGGTGAAGGCGCCGAGCGCGCGGGCGCCCCGGCAGGTCATGTGGCGCTGGACGATGTAGCGCCGGATGCCCACCTCCTCCTCGCTGAGCCCGAAGGCCATGGCCTGCACGCTCAGGGCCTCGTCGACCCGGGCGGCGAGGTCGAGGGGCCCGATGCGCAGTCCGGCGGGCCGGCCGGGGTCGTCTCCCGCGGGGGTTGGCATCATGCGGCGACCTTACTGGCCGACCGCGGAGTCGAACAGGAAGATCGGAACAGGACTCTCGCATCGGCGCGCCCGGAGCGGAGGGACGGCTGTGCGGAGGAGCGGCGGTGCGGCTGTACTGCCGAGCGGCGGTCCGCTCAGAACAGCACGCTCATGAACGCGCCGACCTCGCGGAAGCCGACCCGGTGGTAGGAGGCGCGCGCGGCGGTGTTGAAGTCGTTGACGTAGAGGCTGACCACGGGGGCCACGTCCCGCAGGGCGTACGCGACGACGGCGGCCATCCCGGTTTCGGAGTGCCCGCGGCCGCGGAACTCGGGGG harbors:
- the rimP gene encoding ribosome maturation factor RimP, which encodes MSTTQSDRLRALLEPLVAAKGLDLEEIETSKAGKRRMLRIIVDSDEGVELDACAELSREVSDLLDETDAMGEDEYVLEVSSPGADRPLTEHRHYIRAIGRLVKFQTSDGGEVIARILDVDDEGMDLEVPGVKGRKATARRIVFTDIAKARVEIEFNRKDKKEEEA
- a CDS encoding proline--tRNA ligase; translated protein: MSTQHVQRMSRLMAKTLREDPADAETLSHRLLVRAGYVRRSSAGVWSWLPLGKRVLDNVSRIVREEMDGIGAQEVLLPALLPKEPYEVSGRWSEYGDLLFRLKDRKGADYLLGPTHEEIFTLVVKDQCTSYKDLPVMLYQIQTKYRDEARPRSGVLRGREFQMKDSYSFDVSDEGLAESYRLHREAYVRIFERLGLDHRVVSAVSGAMGGSASEEFLAPAPAGEDTFADCPSCGYAANTEAVTFALAPAEGEHGPLEEIPTPDTPTIETLAAHLGVPASATLKNLLVKVDGEITAVGVPGDREVDLGKLGEHLAPAVVELVTAEDFTGRPDLVRGYVGPQGLEKVRYLADPRIAPGTCWVTGANKADTHARNVVCGRDFEVDQYLDVVVVEEGDPCPACGAGLRLDRAIEIGHIFQLGRKYADAFGLDVLGKEGKPVRVTMGSYGIGVSRAVAALAEQTADERGLCWPAAVAPADVHVVAAGKAVPLALAESAAQSLAGAGLRILLDDRPGLSPGVKLTDAELIGVPWILVAGRRSADGVVELQDRRSGAREELPLTEALSRLTAPA
- a CDS encoding ferritin-like domain-containing protein — encoded protein: MTSTPSPAGRVLEAAQAALAAEHAAAYGYGVIGARTSAARSAEAREAYGGHLARRDALARTVRELGGSPRPSEAAYTLPFTVRTPADAERLAAGIEDRVAGAYSDLVRAAEGRLRREAADALTAAAVRAARWRGVGVAFPGLTERADTPPA
- a CDS encoding YlxR family protein, with the translated sequence MSGRTQARACPERTCVGCRERAAKSDLLRIVAVGDKCVSDPRGTLPGRGAYVHPAVVCLDQAVRRRAFSRAFKSAGPFDTAELHVAVADEAEATP
- a CDS encoding GNAT family N-acetyltransferase; the encoded protein is MPTPAGDDPGRPAGLRIGPLDLAARVDEALSVQAMAFGLSEEEVGIRRYIVQRHMTCRGARALGAFTEDGELAGFVYGMPNDRTHWWSGIVEPYLRTGGHEGWLDGSFVITELHVHPGFQGKGVGRALITRITDTAAEERSILSAIDIDSPARGLYHSLGYTDLARQVLFPSASLPYAVMGAPLPLRRP
- a CDS encoding slipin family protein, which produces MVEELLTAGAVAGVGIVAYLGAASRVVKQYERGVVFRLGRLRDGVRGPGFTFVVPGFDRLRKVNMQIVTMPVPAQEGITRDNVTVRVDAVVYFKVVDAASAIIEVEDYRFAVSQMAQTSLRSIIGKSDLDDLLSNREQLNQGLELMIDSPAVGWGVQIDRVEIKDVSLPETMKRSMARQAEADRERRARIINADAELQASKKLAEAAEVMSEQPAALQLRLLQTVVAVAAEKNSTLVLPFPVELLRFLERAAPAPTAPPPAAPPPPATAAPAPAPPPPGIAGPAPAVAPADTDAGLGPGAVAEPCLDGSPPPPPAEPDVRG
- a CDS encoding aminoglycoside phosphotransferase family protein, which encodes MAFEPPQRLLRALGELPESAHVSDWLGQLPRLAEGALARRGVHAQRVQAPGGRSSLVVLVHYADGTPAALKLAPPGLRPDRELAALAHWGGFGAVRVLDTRHHEEDGALLLERLHPEVSLRSLPEAKALLEACGTLRRLWVAPAQGHGWETVAERTAEQAEELRKAPPEAAELASAALAAREELTAAPAEELLLHGAFRQGKVLSGERAPWLAVGPDPMVGERAYDLARLVRDRLEDQMASSAGAAGARRRVNKLADALEVDRDRLRGWTLFRAVESGNRALAAGRRRDAELLLEFAGWL
- the nusA gene encoding transcription termination factor NusA, whose protein sequence is MDIDMSALRGLVREKEISFDLLVEAIESALLIAYHRTEGSFRRARVVLDRTNGHVIVWATEDPRDLEEGQEAKEFDDTPSDFGRIAATTAKQVILQRLRDAEDDLTFGEFLGREGDVITGVVQQGKDPKNVLVDIGKMEAMLPVQEQVPGEEYTHGLRLKSYVVRVAKGVRGPSVTLSRTHPNLVKKLFSLEVPEIADGSVEICAIAREAGHRTKIAVRANRSGLNPKGACIGPMGSRVRNVMAELHGEKIDIVDWSDDPAEMVANALSPARVSKVEVVDWDTRSARVTVPDYQLSLAIGKEGQNARLAARLTGWRIDIRPDTEQPSDGDDRDRGDRGERRDDRGDRGDDRRDDRRDDRRDDRRGE